In Cucurbita pepo subsp. pepo cultivar mu-cu-16 chromosome LG04, ASM280686v2, whole genome shotgun sequence, the following are encoded in one genomic region:
- the LOC111793225 gene encoding indole-3-pyruvate monooxygenase YUCCA6-like codes for MDEYWKELEGKRVHDPLTQKHGDPVPQIWVEGPLIVGAGPSGLATAACLKQKGIQSLILERAQCIASLWQFKTYDRLRLHLPKQFCELPLMPFPSHFPTYPTNQQFLAYLRGYANYFELNPVFNTTVTSAEWDERCRFWRVKAVGGGKLVKETVIEYFCKWLIVATGENAEQIVPQIEGLGEFEGPVIHTSSYKTGGAFGGKKVLVIGCGNSGMEVCLDLCDFNAFPHLVARNSVHILPHEMLGRSTFGLSMSLLRWLPLRLVDQILLILSRFILGDTARLGLSRPKLGPLQLKNLSGKTPVLDVGTFAKIKTGKIKVCPGVTRLSRRAAEFVDGSVENFDAVILATGYKSNVPSWLKESNMFSEKDGMPRKEISNGWKGECGLYAVGFTKRGLLGVSMDATRISEDIELFWKADQSQIQTHR; via the exons ATGGACGAGTATTGGAAAGAATTGGAAGGCAAAAGAGTGCACGATCCTCTGACCCAAAAACATGGCGACCCTGTTCCACAAATTTGGGTTGAAGGCCCTCTCATAGTAGGCGCAGGACCATCAGGGCTAGCCACCGCTGCATGTCTTAAGCAAAAAGGCATTCAATCTTTGATCCTCGAAAGAGCACAATGCATAGCTTCCTTGTGGCAGTTCAAAACCTACGACCGTCTGCGCTTGCATCTCCCAAAGCAATTTTGTGAGCTACCACTCATGCCTTTCCCCTCTCATTTCCCAACTTACCCAACAAACCAACAATTCTTGGCCTATTTGAGAGGCTATGCCAATTACTTTGAGTTGAACCCTGTGTTCAACACCACCGTGACAAGCGCGGAGTGGGACGAGCGGTGTCGGTTTTGGAGGGTCAAGGCTGTTGGTGGAGGGAAATTGGTTAAAGAGACggttattgagtatttttgcAAATGGTTGATTGTGGCTACCGGTGAAAATGCTGAACAAATTGTTCCTCAAATTGAAGGGTTGGGGGAATTTGAGGGCCCCGTTATTCATACTAGCTCTTACAAAACAGGTGGAGCGTTTGGCGGGAAGAAAGTTTTGGTCATTGGATGTGGGAATTCCGGTATGGAAGTTTGTCTCGATCTCTGTGACTTCAACGCTTTCCCTCATCTCGTGGCTCGCAATTCA GTGCACATTCTACCCCATGAGATGCTGGGAAGATCAACTTTTGGATTGTCCATGAGCTTGCTCAGATGGCTTCCCTTGCGTTTAGTGGATCAaattcttcttattctttcaCGTTTTATACTCGGAGATACTGCCAGGTTGGGGCTGAGCCGCCCAAAACTTGGCCCTCTGCAGCTCAAGAATCTGTCTGGGAAGACGCCTGTTTTAGATGTTGGGACCTTTGCAAAAATCAAAACCGGCAAAATTAAG GTCTGTCCAGGAGTGACCAGACTTAGCCGCCGTGCCGCCGAGTTCGTCGACGGCAGTGTCGAAAACTTTGATGCCGTCATATTGGCCACTGGTTACAAAAGTAACGTGCCCTCCTGGCTAAAG GAAAGCAATATGTTTAGTGAGAAAGATGGGATGCCAAGGAAGGAAATTTCAAATGGATGGAAAGGAGAATGTGGATTATATGCGGTTGGGTTCACAAAGAGAGGGCTGCTTGGGGTTTCAATGGATGCCACAAGAATATCAGAAGATATTGAGCTTTTCTGGAAAGCTGATCAATCACaaatccaaacccaccgttaa
- the LOC111793227 gene encoding heat stress transcription factor C-1-like produces the protein MDANNESANDIVAPFVLKTYQMVNDPLTDTFITWGSANNSFLVLDPLHFSHTLLPAYFKHNNFSSFVRQLNTYGFRKVDPDRWEFANQWFLRDQFHLLRNIVRRKQSTNSSLREMGDEELVTEIARLRKEQKVLEEELEGMKKRLETTEKRPQQMMAFLHKVAEDPEILPRMMLQKDRPGPHIGDKKRRLMISSSSSSPSTTTVTTTSLEAEEIEEEGSWRPNFSSPEVSGPAGFCNHVQRWNLAEAEAGGMDISRSRGGGEMKNSTEMMGTVEESNPAPPYPFSLFGCGF, from the exons ATGGACGCCAACAACGAGTCTGCGAACGACATTGTCGCCCCTTTTGTTCTGAAGACTTATCAGATGGTCAACGATCCCCTTACCGACACTTTCATTACTTGGGGCTCTGCCAATAACAGCTTCCTCGTCCTCGACCCTCTCCATTTCTCTCACACTCTCTTGCCTGCTTATTTTAAGCATAATAACTTCTCCAGCTTCGTCCGACAGCTCAATACATAC GGATTTCGGAAGGTAGATCCCGATAGATGGGAATTTGCAAACCAGTGGTTTCTGCGAGACCAATTCCATTTACTCAGAAACATTGTCAGGAGAAAACAGAGTACGAATTCGAGCCTGAGAGAGATGGGGGACGAGGAATTGGTGACTGAGATTGCCAGGCTTAGAAAAGAACAGAAGGTTTTGGAAGAGGAGCTTGAAGGCATGAAAAAACGTCTCGAAACTACAGAGAAACGACCGCAACAAATGATGGCGTTTCTTCATAAAGTGGCGGAAGATCCTGAAATTCTGCCTCGGATGATGCTTCAGAAGGATCGACCCGGCCCTCATATTGGGGATAAGAAACGCCGATTGATGatttcgtcttcttcctcatcgCCATCCACCACAACGGTGACGACCACGTCCTTGGAGGCAGAGGAAATCGAGGAAGAGGGCAGCTGGCGGCCGAATTTTTCGTCGCCGGAGGTGTCGGGACCGGCGGGATTCTGTAATCACGTGCAGCGTTGGAATTTGGCGGAAGCGGAGGCGGGTGGAATGGATATAAGTAGAAGCAGAGGCGGCGGAGAGATGAAGAATTCGACGGAAATGATGGGAACCGTGGAGGAGAGTAATCCAGCACCGCCTTATCCGTTTTCTCTGTTCGGGTGTGGGTTTTAG
- the LOC111793224 gene encoding kinesin-like protein KIN-13B isoform X1 produces MMNAAGRQVSRSNPAVHHQRQYSDDAIDVLSGRWAHPSNHSHDFGSRGSWGMQRSFNDLGSADALTPQARTRSSSMRKNADEMFLPSHYSPGLLDLHAFDTELLPETTHRKILDEPEPFFAASMLPNKPGGASDNNLLKSFSVDKERTNNVAKIKVVVRKRPLNKKEMTKKEEDIITIERMSNSLTVHEKKYKVDLTEYIEKHEFFFDAVLNEGVSNDEVYSETVEPIVPLIFNRTKATCFAYGQTGSGKTYTMQPLPLKASENILRLVHHIYRNQGFQLFVSFFEIYGGKLFDLLNERKKLFMREDGKQQVCIVGLQEYRVSNVDTIKELIERGNAARSTGTTGANEESSRSHAILQLCVKRLVDSSETKPARLVGKLSFIDLAGSERGADTTDNDKQTRMEGAEINKSLLALKECIRALDNDQGHIPFRGSKLTEVLRDSFVGDSRTVMISCISPSSGSCEHTLNTLRYADRVKSLSKGNSTRRDPLYSTSNLRESTASLLSSSVPMEQSFEDNRTNLPNDKNRFGWSKQNVREGTPPMNVEPIPSNRADITLPHHKSQPSFQDDFTQDDIGYPEQQYEQEKSSWMNNKITETRQVPGFVNQKKTRRDIPDFETDSPSDDDLDALLKEEENLVTAHRRQVEQTIDIVREEMNLLVEADQPGSHLDDYILKLNVILSQKATSIFQLQTQLAQFQKRLDEYNVLVAPSSN; encoded by the exons ATGATGAACGCGGCCGGCAGACAGGTTTCGAGATCTAATCCGGCGGTTCATCACCAACGGCAGTATTCCGATGATGCTATTGATGTTCTTTCTGGAAGATGGGCTCACCCTTCTAATCATTCTCAT GATTTTGGGTCGAGGGGTAGCTGGGGAATGCAGAGGAGTTTCAATGATCTTGGGTCGGCTGATGCTTTGACGCCTCAGGCTCGGACGCGGTCTTCGAGCATGAGGAAGAATGCGGATGAGATGTTTCTTCCCAGTCATTACAGCCCTGGTTTGCTCGATCTTCATGCTTTCGATACTGAATTGTTACCCGAG ACCACTCACCGTAAAATTCTGGATGAACCCGAGCCATTTTTCGCTGCTAGTATGCTGCCTAATAAGCCTGGAGGTGCATCAGATAACAATCTTCTCAAAAGCTTTTCAGTTGACAAGGAAAGAACCAACAATGTTGCAAAGATCAAAGTTGTG GTGCGCAAGAGACCtctaaataaaaaggaaatgacaaagaaagaagaagatataaTCACTATTGAGCGAATGTCGAATTCCCTTACggttcatgaaaaaaaatataaa GTAGACTTGACAGAGTACATTGAGAAGcatgaatttttctttgatgCGGTATTGAATGAAGGCGTTTCTAATGATGAA GTATACTCGGAAACTGTGGAACCCATAGTTCCTCTTATTTTCAACAGAACAAAAGCAACTTGCTTTGCATATGGGCAAACAG GTAGTGGAAAAACATATACTATGCAACCTCTTCCTCTAAAGGCGTCCGAAAACATTTTAAGATTAGTGCACCACATATACCGGAACCAGGGTTTCCAATTATTTGTCAGCTTTTTCGAGATATATGGAGGGAAGCTTTTTGATCTCCTCAATGAAAGGAA AAAGCTTTTCATGAGGGAAGATGGGAAGCAACAAGTATGCATTGTCGGGTTGCAAGAATACAGAGTGTCTAATGTCGACACGATCAAGGAATTGATTGAGAGAGGAAACGCCGCAAGAAGCACCGGTACGACTGGTGCAAATGAAGAGTCATCTCGATCACATGCTATACTTCAGCTTTGTGTTAAGAGATTAGTTGATAGTTCCGAAACGAAGCCTGCTCGACTTGTAGGAAAGCTTTCTTTCATCGACCTTGCTGGAAGTGAACGTGGTGCAGATACCACAGATAATGATAAACAAACAAG AATGGAAGGTGCTGAAATTAACAAGAGTTTGCTTGCTCTTAAAGAATGCATTAGAGCTCTTGACAATGATCAGGGTCACATTCCTTTCAGAGGCAGTAAATTAACAGAAGTTCTTAGAGATTCTTTTGTTGGTGATTCACGCACTGTTATGATATCATGTATTTCACCAAGCTCAGGATCATGCGAACACACACTCAACACGCTAAGATATGCTGACAG GGTAAAGAGTCTATCTAAAGGGAACAGCACAAGGCGGGATCCTTTATATTCAACTTCAAATCTTCGAGAATCAACAGCTTCTTTGTTGTCTTCATCAGTACCCATGGAGCAATCCTTTGAGGATAACAGAACTAATTTACCAAATGACAAGAACAGATTTGGTTGGTCCAAGCAGAATGTAAGGGAAGGTACTCCACCGATGAATGTCGAACCCATTCCTAGCAACAGGGCAGACATAACTTTGCCTCATCACAAAAGTCAGCCAAGTTTTCAAGATGACTTCACACAAGATGATATTGGTTACCCTGAGCAGCAATATGAACAAGAGAAATCATCATGGATGAACAATAAAATAACTGAAACTCGACAAGTGCCAGGCTTTGTCAACCAGAAGAAAACTCGAAGGGATATACCCGATTTTGAGACCGACTCTCCTTCGGATGATGACCTTGACGCTCTTTTGAAG gaagaagaaaaccttGTTACTGCTCATAGGAGACAGGTGGAGCAGACGATCGACATTGTCCGAGAG GAGATGAACTTGCTTGTTGAAGCTGACCAACCCGGAAGCCATTTAGATGACTACATCCTTAAACTAAATGTAATTCTATCCCAGAAAGCTACAAGCATTTTTCAGCTGCAGACTCAGTTGGCTCAGTTTCAGAAACGCTTGGATGAGTACAATGTTTTGGTGGCACCCTCCAGCAACTGA
- the LOC111793224 gene encoding kinesin-like protein KIN-13B isoform X2: MRMRCFFPVITALTTHRKILDEPEPFFAASMLPNKPGGASDNNLLKSFSVDKERTNNVAKIKVVVRKRPLNKKEMTKKEEDIITIERMSNSLTVHEKKYKVDLTEYIEKHEFFFDAVLNEGVSNDEVYSETVEPIVPLIFNRTKATCFAYGQTGSGKTYTMQPLPLKASENILRLVHHIYRNQGFQLFVSFFEIYGGKLFDLLNERKKLFMREDGKQQVCIVGLQEYRVSNVDTIKELIERGNAARSTGTTGANEESSRSHAILQLCVKRLVDSSETKPARLVGKLSFIDLAGSERGADTTDNDKQTRMEGAEINKSLLALKECIRALDNDQGHIPFRGSKLTEVLRDSFVGDSRTVMISCISPSSGSCEHTLNTLRYADRVKSLSKGNSTRRDPLYSTSNLRESTASLLSSSVPMEQSFEDNRTNLPNDKNRFGWSKQNVREGTPPMNVEPIPSNRADITLPHHKSQPSFQDDFTQDDIGYPEQQYEQEKSSWMNNKITETRQVPGFVNQKKTRRDIPDFETDSPSDDDLDALLKEEENLVTAHRRQVEQTIDIVREEMNLLVEADQPGSHLDDYILKLNVILSQKATSIFQLQTQLAQFQKRLDEYNVLVAPSSN; this comes from the exons ATGCGGATGAGATGTTTCTTCCCAGTCATTACAGCCCTG ACCACTCACCGTAAAATTCTGGATGAACCCGAGCCATTTTTCGCTGCTAGTATGCTGCCTAATAAGCCTGGAGGTGCATCAGATAACAATCTTCTCAAAAGCTTTTCAGTTGACAAGGAAAGAACCAACAATGTTGCAAAGATCAAAGTTGTG GTGCGCAAGAGACCtctaaataaaaaggaaatgacaaagaaagaagaagatataaTCACTATTGAGCGAATGTCGAATTCCCTTACggttcatgaaaaaaaatataaa GTAGACTTGACAGAGTACATTGAGAAGcatgaatttttctttgatgCGGTATTGAATGAAGGCGTTTCTAATGATGAA GTATACTCGGAAACTGTGGAACCCATAGTTCCTCTTATTTTCAACAGAACAAAAGCAACTTGCTTTGCATATGGGCAAACAG GTAGTGGAAAAACATATACTATGCAACCTCTTCCTCTAAAGGCGTCCGAAAACATTTTAAGATTAGTGCACCACATATACCGGAACCAGGGTTTCCAATTATTTGTCAGCTTTTTCGAGATATATGGAGGGAAGCTTTTTGATCTCCTCAATGAAAGGAA AAAGCTTTTCATGAGGGAAGATGGGAAGCAACAAGTATGCATTGTCGGGTTGCAAGAATACAGAGTGTCTAATGTCGACACGATCAAGGAATTGATTGAGAGAGGAAACGCCGCAAGAAGCACCGGTACGACTGGTGCAAATGAAGAGTCATCTCGATCACATGCTATACTTCAGCTTTGTGTTAAGAGATTAGTTGATAGTTCCGAAACGAAGCCTGCTCGACTTGTAGGAAAGCTTTCTTTCATCGACCTTGCTGGAAGTGAACGTGGTGCAGATACCACAGATAATGATAAACAAACAAG AATGGAAGGTGCTGAAATTAACAAGAGTTTGCTTGCTCTTAAAGAATGCATTAGAGCTCTTGACAATGATCAGGGTCACATTCCTTTCAGAGGCAGTAAATTAACAGAAGTTCTTAGAGATTCTTTTGTTGGTGATTCACGCACTGTTATGATATCATGTATTTCACCAAGCTCAGGATCATGCGAACACACACTCAACACGCTAAGATATGCTGACAG GGTAAAGAGTCTATCTAAAGGGAACAGCACAAGGCGGGATCCTTTATATTCAACTTCAAATCTTCGAGAATCAACAGCTTCTTTGTTGTCTTCATCAGTACCCATGGAGCAATCCTTTGAGGATAACAGAACTAATTTACCAAATGACAAGAACAGATTTGGTTGGTCCAAGCAGAATGTAAGGGAAGGTACTCCACCGATGAATGTCGAACCCATTCCTAGCAACAGGGCAGACATAACTTTGCCTCATCACAAAAGTCAGCCAAGTTTTCAAGATGACTTCACACAAGATGATATTGGTTACCCTGAGCAGCAATATGAACAAGAGAAATCATCATGGATGAACAATAAAATAACTGAAACTCGACAAGTGCCAGGCTTTGTCAACCAGAAGAAAACTCGAAGGGATATACCCGATTTTGAGACCGACTCTCCTTCGGATGATGACCTTGACGCTCTTTTGAAG gaagaagaaaaccttGTTACTGCTCATAGGAGACAGGTGGAGCAGACGATCGACATTGTCCGAGAG GAGATGAACTTGCTTGTTGAAGCTGACCAACCCGGAAGCCATTTAGATGACTACATCCTTAAACTAAATGTAATTCTATCCCAGAAAGCTACAAGCATTTTTCAGCTGCAGACTCAGTTGGCTCAGTTTCAGAAACGCTTGGATGAGTACAATGTTTTGGTGGCACCCTCCAGCAACTGA
- the LOC111793229 gene encoding uncharacterized protein LOC111793229, protein MASICLFSSKTLVLPSAAYLPVSSSSTSHSFCVRGCRCSFPNRPIANSNLIIGRRRTGRLVVRMAPEEEKLTRRNPLDFPIEWDRPKPGRRPDIFPQFSPMKTPLPPPLPCDPPEEDEEEEEKKEEEEENPDKENPDEPEKQ, encoded by the exons ATGGCGTCGATTTGTCTCTTCAGCTCCAAAACCCTAGTTTTGCCGTCGGCGGCCTACCTACCAGTATCCTCCTCATCTACAAGCCATAGTTTCTGTGTTCGTGGCTGCAGATGCTCTTTCCCAAACAGGCCAATTGCGAATTCTAATTTGATAATTGGGAGAAGGAGAACGGGGAGGCTGGTGGTTCGAATGGCCCCGGAGGAAGAGAAACTTACTCGTCGCAATCCTCTCGATTTCCCGATT GAGTGGGATAGGCCTAAGCCAGGTCGTAGACCAGACATCTTTCCTCAATTTAGCCCCATGAAAACACCATTGCCACCACCATTGCCATGCGATCCCcctgaagaagacgaagaggaggaagagaagaaagaggaagaagaggaaaatcCTGACAAGGAAAATCCTGATGAGCCTGAGAAGCAGTAG
- the LOC111793223 gene encoding uncharacterized protein LOC111793223, with amino-acid sequence MLDGILGRGFTSKCKSLIKLTKSRIDVIRRKKKATLKFLKKDIADLLTNGLDINAYGRAEGLLVELTIFSCYDFVEQSCDTVLKHLPIMQKQRECPEECREAIASLMFAAARFSDLPELRDLRQIFQERFGTSLEHLKNQKFVENLASKPSTLENRVQLLQDIALEFSIKWDSAGFEKRMSTPAANAQGLPKAVEKSPSRAKEIDLRVGKDDVSNKESFEYANGRHRFVNPPDSTISGGKELKFQSRQELSGNGHEKRVHEKEEANLTFDGRTNHYGVKGSTVNKHEGRNGTVNSSPRTGRMGSSSSSEVLGNAEEGQFVHNGHEKGVYEKKEASLKFDGHINHYGVKGSTVNKHEGGNGTMSSSHRTGRMGISSSSEVLGNAEGPFVHDGRERTGPDYLNSSPYHNPGPAPITKHEARNVMRGSAFRTTGTIGSSSSEVLGDAGDGPVMHIGRERAGANYLKSSPYNNPGVAMSGAGLHSKSDIKEPSSGNTHTAHNGRGLPFKSDVKESIFGSTHTEEDKHHNLKPSYNSTLPPYVKVNSRRKDNKDRGQLELSRTGHDNNCISTDLQKHFKSEMVADVIQLEPRHSDHERQVASPMKTRNRDGEMDHVFGARIPPDALPKPKSVRRRHHKPRSSHSVDDNVEDIRTVRKNSRRRRDDKRGLQLLVDEEDNEKDEEERIMDNLLIHYSKKPATFEPGKMRRKPKLHLVPAKCPSNKISRDGANMQADTVPPPARSVSVPREHHLGPSEATKVYTRAASFQPDRSSEAKHVHPKLPDYDDLAARFAALRGG; translated from the exons ATGTTGGATGGGATTCTCGGCCGGGGATTTACATCCAAATG CAAATCCCTGATTAAATTGACCAAAAGTCGGATCGATGTGATacggagaaagaagaaagcgACTCTGAAATTTCTGAAGAAAGATATTGCTGATCTGCTCACAAATGGGCTGGACATTAATGCTTATGGAAGG GCTGAGGGGCTTCTAGTTGAGTTGACAATTTTTTCCTGTTATGATTTCGTGGAGCAATCATGTGATACTGTGCTGAAGCATCTTCCGATCATGCAAAAGCAGAG GGAATGCCCTGAGGAATGTCGTGAGGCTATTGCATCTCTCATGTTCGCCGCTGCTAGATTTTCGGATTTGCCAGAATTGCGTGATCTCAGGCAAATTTTTCAGGAGAGATTTGGGACTTCTTTGGAACATTTGAAGAACCAAAAG TTTGTTGAAAATTTAGCTTCCAAGCCATCCACATTGGAGAACAGGGTTCAGTTATTGCAAGACATAGCATTGGAATTTTCAATCAAGTGGGATTCTGCGGGTTTTGAGAAGAGAATGTCCACTCCCGCAGCCAACGCTCAG GGCCTACCTAAAGCAGTAGAAAAAAGTCCTTCCCGTGCTAAGGAAATTGATCTTAGGGTGGGTAAGGATGAtgtatcaaacaaagaaagttTTGAGTATGCAAATGGCAGGCACAGATTCGTCAATCCCCCTGATAGTACCATTTCAGGAGGAAAAGAATTGAAGTTTCAATCTAGGCAAGAATTATCCGGAAATGGACACGAGAAGAGAGtacatgaaaaagaagaggcgAACTTGACATTTGATGGCCGCACAAATCATTATGGAGTTAAAGGTTCTACAGTCAATAAGCATGAAGGTAGAAATGGGACAGTGAATTCTAGCCCCAGGACTGGTAGAATGGGCAGTTCCTCTTCGAGTGAAGTATTAGGAAATGCTGAAGAAGGACAATTTGTGCATAATGGACACGAGAAGGGAgtatatgaaaaaaaagaggcAAGCTTGAAATTTGATGGCCACATAAATCATTATGGAGTTAAAGGTTCCACAGTCAATAAGCATGAAGGTGGAAATGGGACAATGAGTTCTAGCCACAGGACTGGTAGAATGGGAATTTCCTCTTCGAGTGAAGTATTAGGAAATGCTGAAGGACCATTTGTGCATGATGGCAGAGAACGGACTGGTCCTGATTACTTGAACTCTTCACCCTACCATAATCCAGGTCCTGCTCCTATTACTAAGCATGAAGCTAGAAACGTAATGAGAGGCTCTGCCTTCAGGACTACTGGTACAATAGGCAGTTCTTCGAGTGAAGTGTTGGGAGATGCAGGTGATGGACCTGTTATGCATATTGGCAGAGAACGGGCAGGTGCAAATTACTTGAAGTCTTCGCCTTACAATAATCCAGGTGTTGCTATGAGTGGTGCAGGATTGCACTCGAAGAGTGACATCAAAGAGCCATCATCTGGTAATACTCATACTGCACACAATGGAAGAGGATTGCCATTTAAGAGTGATGTTAAAGAATCAATATTTGGTAGCACTCATACTGAGGAGGATAAACATCATAATTTGAAACCCAGCTACAACAGTACCCTCCCTCCATATGTAAAAGTCAACTCTAGAAGGAAGGATAATAAGGATAGGGGCCAATTGGAATTATCCCGTACAGGCCATGACAACAATTGCATCTCGACAGATCTTCAGAAACATTTCAAATCGGAAATGGTTGCAGATGTAATCCAGTTAGAACCACGCCATTCTGACCATGAGAGGCAGGTTGCTAGTCCTATGAAGACACGTAATCGGGATGGTGAGATGGATCATGTTTTTGGTGCTAGAATACCCCCTGATGCTCtgccaaaaccaaaatcaGTGCGAAGAAGGCACCATAAGCCACGGTCCAGTCATTCAGTTGATGACAATGTTGAGGACATTCGAACGGTGAGAAAGAATTcgagaaggagaagagatgATAAACGAGGCTTGCAGCTGTTGGTTGATGAAGAGGATAATgaaaaggatgaagaagaaaggataaTGGACAACCTTTTGATACATTACAGTAAGAAACCCGCAACATTTGAACCAGGAAAGATGAGAAGGAAGCCTAAACTTCATCTTGTTCCTGCCAAATGcccttcaaataaaataagcaGAGATGGGGCTAATATGCAGGCAGATACAGTTCCTCCACCAGCACGATCAGTTTCGGTACCTCGTGAACATCATCTGGGTCCATCAGAAGCAACAAAAGTATATACTCGGGCTGCTTCCTTTCAACCAGATCGATCAAGTGAAGCTAAACACGTCCATCCGAAGTTGCCCGACTATGATGATTTGGCTGCTCGATTTGCAGCCTTGAGAGGAGGGTAA
- the LOC111793226 gene encoding uncharacterized protein LOC111793226, which translates to MQGSSKVILGATLIMVVSLAFVLGLILVLLAELYCSLLLRRRRLRVAPPSTTSSAHPVVAATNISQSLPSAAPRDNNRPAISLSSLYAHGVLSAPRNFLFPSVPCIKDNNVDVVEAKSRSTQLHRVIDIDAHESSLSPHRIGLISTPSRPPPPFISASPDLSVSKVCAQSKLSPAIACNDSSSIGSDHFMYISNPIYDNDAIRPSRGDTPFETPNSSPSRLETCGSSEEDEIVASPPSTIRSLPNTPPLTPMKKLPAEACSVTLRDATSLRNSGSDSNTNNGLSSSSSGSPCTSPSW; encoded by the coding sequence ATGCAGGGAAGTTCCAAGGTGATATTGGGAGCTACACTGATAATGGTAGTGAGCCTTGCCTTTGTGTTGGGCCTTATTCTTGTGTTGCTTGCCGAGCTCTACTGCTCTCTGTTACTCCGACGCCGTAGGCTTCGTGTTGCACCGCCCTCTACCACCTCCTCCGCTCATCCTGTTGTAGCCGCCACCAACATTTCCCAGTCTCTGCCTTCAGCTGCTCCCAGGGACAACAACCGACCAGCTATTTCTCTTAGCAGCTTGTATGCTCATGGGGTTCTTAGTGCTCCAAGAAACTTTCTTTTCCCCTCTGTCCCCTGTATCAAAGACAACAATGTAGATGTTGTTGAAGCAAAGAGCCGAAGCACTCAACTTCATCGAGTTATCGACATTGATGCCCATGAATCATCCCTTAGCCCTCACCGAATCGGCCTCATTTCAACTCCATCCCGCCCGCCACCACCCTTCATCTCAGCCTCGCCTGACCTATCTGTTTCTAAAGTTTGTGCTCAGAGTAAATTAAGCCCTGCCATTGCCTGTAATGACAGTTCTTCCATTGGCAGTGACCATTTTATGTACATTTCAAATCCGATTTATGACAATGATGCAATTAGGCCAAGCAGAGGAGACACCCCATTCGAAACACCAAATTCCTCTCCTTCAAGATTGGAAACATGTGGTTCTTCTGAAGAAGACGAGATTGTAGCTTCTCCTCCAAGTACTATCCGTTCCCTCCCAAATACACCACCTTTAACGCCAATGAAGAAGCTCCCAGCCGAGGCTTGTTCGGTTACATTGAGAGACGCCACGTCTCTGAGAAATTCTGGGAGTGATTCTAACACTAACAATGGTCTATCATCTTCCTCCTCTGGTTCTCCCTGTACTTCACCTTCATGGTAA